From Nguyenibacter vanlangensis, one genomic window encodes:
- a CDS encoding amino acid permease — translation MGLKQRHILFMALGGSVGAGLFLGSGSAIQQAGTSVLLAYVMCGLVVFLIGRAAAELALSDPGGRTLNAFVGRYLGARMEFLVGWSYWLIWTLVCISEITAAGVFVRYWLPGMPQWAVAALLGAVLLGVGSRAVALFGELEFWLALLKIWAIVALILCGLAVILGHVGPAGGSASFANLLAPGVILPHGAAGFAAILPVALFAFGGTEIVALTAAETDDAARVLPRAINGIVGRIIIFYIGSLAVIMAIVPWALADAGHSPFVLAFDRMGLPAAGAAINAVMVLAALSACNAGLYATSRTLASLAESGMAARRFGARTANGVPAMAFAASFGTVLAGVVLNYFLSDRVFGYALQGISFLLIFVWGTIMVAHLRYRLTEDAARDGAAPVASLPGAPFSNLVAIAFLLAIGVDIVWGGRLYVPFALDAAWLGGLLLVNGLAARTGRQSRSRSSRSRSNGLV, via the coding sequence TTGGGTCTGAAGCAGCGCCATATCCTGTTCATGGCCCTGGGCGGGTCGGTGGGCGCCGGATTGTTCCTGGGGTCGGGCAGCGCCATCCAGCAGGCGGGCACGTCGGTCCTGCTGGCCTATGTCATGTGCGGCCTGGTCGTCTTTCTGATCGGCCGGGCGGCGGCCGAACTGGCGTTGAGCGACCCGGGCGGCCGCACCCTCAACGCGTTCGTGGGGCGCTATCTGGGCGCGCGCATGGAATTCCTGGTGGGCTGGAGCTACTGGCTGATCTGGACGCTGGTCTGCATCTCGGAAATCACCGCGGCCGGCGTGTTCGTGCGCTACTGGCTGCCCGGGATGCCGCAATGGGCGGTCGCCGCATTGTTGGGGGCCGTGCTGCTGGGGGTCGGGTCGCGCGCCGTGGCCCTGTTCGGCGAGCTGGAATTCTGGCTGGCGCTGCTGAAGATCTGGGCCATCGTCGCGCTGATCCTGTGCGGACTGGCGGTGATCCTGGGCCATGTCGGTCCGGCCGGGGGCAGCGCGTCCTTCGCCAATCTTCTGGCGCCGGGGGTGATCCTGCCGCATGGGGCGGCCGGGTTCGCCGCCATCCTGCCCGTGGCGCTGTTCGCCTTCGGCGGGACCGAAATCGTGGCCCTGACCGCCGCCGAGACCGACGACGCGGCGCGCGTGCTGCCGCGCGCGATCAACGGCATCGTCGGACGGATCATCATCTTCTATATCGGCAGCCTGGCGGTCATCATGGCGATCGTCCCCTGGGCGCTGGCCGATGCGGGGCACAGTCCCTTCGTCCTGGCCTTCGACCGGATGGGCCTGCCCGCGGCCGGGGCGGCGATCAATGCCGTCATGGTGCTGGCGGCGCTGTCGGCCTGCAATGCCGGGCTGTATGCGACCAGCCGGACATTGGCGTCGCTGGCCGAAAGCGGCATGGCGGCGCGCCGGTTCGGCGCGCGCACCGCCAACGGCGTGCCGGCAATGGCGTTCGCGGCGTCGTTCGGCACGGTGCTGGCCGGCGTCGTGCTGAACTATTTCCTGTCGGACCGGGTGTTCGGATATGCCCTGCAGGGCATATCATTCCTGCTCATCTTCGTCTGGGGCACGATCATGGTGGCGCATCTGCGCTATCGCCTCACGGAAGATGCCGCGCGCGACGGGGCCGCGCCGGTCGCGTCCCTGCCCGGGGCGCCGTTCAGCAATCTGGTGGCTATCGCCTTCCTGCTGGCGATCGGCGTGGACATCGTCTGGGGCGGCCGGCTTTACGTGCCGTTCGCGCTGGATGCCGCCTGGCTGGGCGGGTTGCTGCTGGTCAACGGCCTGGCCGCGCGGACAGGCCGCCAGAGCAGGTCCCGTTCAAGCAGATCCCGTTCAAACGGACTCGTTTGA
- a CDS encoding GNAT family N-acetyltransferase, producing MTDAIVIRPARREDAAALPLLEQHAGALFRTLPDLAWIADDAVMTAESHGAAIAEETCWVAAPRESHRESYRESPIGFLTARIAVEDGGGPDAGRKVLHVWQMAVAPDRQGKGLGRRLLDCAARQAAARGIASLTLTTFRDVAWNAPFYARAGFGLLDPAALTPRLRTILAAEAAHGLPAPRRCAMRRVLPQMLPGALPRTGVGDGRALS from the coding sequence ATGACCGACGCCATCGTCATTCGTCCGGCCCGGCGGGAGGACGCCGCCGCCCTTCCGCTGCTGGAACAGCATGCCGGCGCGCTGTTCCGCACCCTGCCCGACCTGGCCTGGATCGCCGACGACGCGGTGATGACCGCCGAATCGCACGGCGCCGCCATTGCCGAGGAGACGTGCTGGGTGGCGGCCCCCCGGGAATCCCACCGGGAATCCTACCGGGAATCCCCCATCGGCTTCCTGACCGCCCGCATCGCCGTCGAGGATGGCGGCGGCCCCGATGCCGGGCGGAAGGTGCTGCATGTCTGGCAGATGGCCGTGGCCCCCGACCGGCAGGGAAAAGGGCTGGGACGGCGCCTGCTGGATTGCGCCGCACGGCAGGCCGCCGCGCGCGGCATCGCATCGCTGACCCTGACCACCTTCCGCGACGTCGCCTGGAATGCCCCGTTCTATGCCAGGGCGGGGTTCGGCCTGCTGGACCCGGCCGCCCTGACGCCGCGGCTGCGCACCATACTGGCCGCCGAGGCCGCGCACGGCCTGCCCGCCCCTCGGCGCTGCGCCATGCGCCGCGTGCTGCCCCAGATGCTGCCCGGGGCGCTGCCCCGGACGGGCGTGGGCGACGGCCGCGCGCTTTCGTAA
- the panB gene encoding 3-methyl-2-oxobutanoate hydroxymethyltransferase, which translates to MRITLFDIQAMKRDGKRIAMLTAYDTPSAALAERAGIPILLVGDSLGMTVQGHDTTLPVTLDDMIRHAGAVVRGTGRAMIVADLPFLTYATESDAIHSARRMMQEAGVQALKLEGGASLAPIVRRLTELGVPVMGHLGLTPQAQHTLGLRVQARQAAAARRLMDDALALQDAGAFAIVLELVPAPLAATLAQRLQIPVIGIGAGAGCDGQVQVWHDILGLLPGKSPRHAKRFAEIGTAIEAALRDYAAEVESGAFPTAAQSAGMDPAELAHALNME; encoded by the coding sequence ATGCGTATCACCCTGTTCGACATCCAGGCCATGAAGCGGGACGGCAAGCGGATCGCGATGCTGACCGCCTATGACACCCCTTCGGCGGCATTGGCCGAGCGCGCCGGCATACCGATCCTGCTGGTGGGCGATTCCCTGGGCATGACCGTCCAGGGTCACGACACGACCCTGCCGGTCACGCTGGACGACATGATCCGCCATGCCGGCGCGGTGGTGCGCGGCACCGGCCGCGCCATGATCGTGGCCGACCTGCCGTTCCTGACCTATGCCACCGAATCGGACGCCATCCATTCGGCCCGCCGCATGATGCAGGAGGCCGGCGTCCAGGCGCTGAAGCTGGAAGGCGGCGCCTCCCTCGCGCCGATCGTCCGCCGCCTGACCGAACTGGGCGTGCCCGTCATGGGCCATCTGGGCCTGACGCCCCAGGCCCAGCACACGCTGGGGCTGCGCGTGCAGGCCAGGCAGGCCGCCGCCGCCCGGCGCCTGATGGACGACGCGCTGGCCCTGCAGGATGCGGGGGCCTTCGCCATCGTGCTGGAACTGGTGCCCGCCCCGCTGGCGGCGACCTTGGCGCAGCGCCTGCAGATCCCCGTCATCGGCATCGGCGCCGGGGCCGGCTGCGACGGACAGGTGCAGGTCTGGCACGACATTCTGGGCTTGCTGCCCGGAAAATCCCCGCGCCATGCCAAGCGTTTCGCCGAAATCGGCACGGCGATCGAAGCCGCGCTGCGCGACTATGCAGCCGAAGTGGAATCCGGCGCGTTCCCGACCGCGGCACAGAGCGCCGGCATGGACCCGGCGGAACTGGCGCATGCCCTGAACATGGAGTGA